One window from the genome of Brettanomyces bruxellensis chromosome 2, complete sequence encodes:
- the MMF1 gene encoding Protein mmf1, mitochondrial, with protein MSFFAKAAKQSLRLNQRLAFTARPSLFRMALSSKVTPVSSTRAPPAAASYSHAIKANGFVFVSGQIPFTVDGKPVNGDFKAKSEQVIQNVLGIVEDSNSSLENIIKCNIYLSDISKFGEFNEVYAKYFNTHKPARSCVAVKELPLGVPLEMEVVALEKN; from the coding sequence ATGTCGTTCTTCGCAAAGGCAGCAAAACAGTCATTGAGACTCAACCAAAGATTGGCTTTTACCGCTCGTCCAAGTTTATTCAGAATGGCTTTATCCAGCAAGGTCACCCCTGTCAGCTCTACCAGAGCTCCTCCAGCTGCCGCTTCCTACTCTCATGCCATTAAGGCCAATGGATTCGTCTTTGTTTCCGGCCAAATTCCATTCACAGTTGATGGAAAGCCAGTTAATGGTGATTTCAAGGCTAAATCTGAACAGGTTATCCAGAATGTCTTAGGAATTGTCGAGGACTCCAATTCATCTCTTGAGAATATCATCAAGTGCAACATTTACCTCAGCGACATCTCCAAGTTTGGTGAGTTCAACGAGGTGTACGCTAAGTACTTCAACACTCACAAACCAGCCAGATCTTGTGTTGCTGTCAAGGAGTTGCCATTGGGTGTTCCATTAGAGATGGAAGTTGTTGCTCTCGAGAAGAACTAA
- the RPL34A gene encoding 60S ribosomal protein L34A, giving the protein MQLENHKAAILQVSSVGVQTVQKDVYNKQTKDQVGLKEDATIIYNTKSNQIKVVKTPGGKLVAHHIKKLASRPKCGDCGVPLPGIAVLRPRQYASISKTHKTVSRAYGGSRCANCVKDRIIRAFLIEEQKIVKKVIKEHEEKEKKQN; this is encoded by the exons ATGCAGTTGGAAAATCACAAGGCAGCAATCTTACAAGTATCATCTGTTGGTGTGCAGACTGTACAGAAAGACGTTTACAACAAACAAACTAAAGATCAGGTCGGATTGAAGGAAGATGCAACCATTATAT aCAACACCAAGTCTAACCAGATCAAGGTTGTGAAGACCCCAGGTGGAAAGTTGGTTGCACACCACATCAAGAAGTTGGCCAGCAGACCAAAGTGTGGTGACTGCGGTGTCCCTTTGCCAGGTATTGCCGTTTTGAGACCAAGACAGTACGCCTCAATCTCAAAGACTCACAAGACTGTTTCCAGAGCTTACGGAGGTTCCAGATGTGCTAACTGTGTCAAGGACAGAATCATCAGAGCTTTCTTGATTGAGGAGCAGAAGATCGTCAAGAAGGTTATCAAGGAGCACgaagagaaggagaagaagcagaactAA